One segment of Vibrio mimicus DNA contains the following:
- a CDS encoding DUF1496 domain-containing protein, whose product MRNTMGIMALLSYSVTLHAAPTTTTLPIVVSDDVAKRVCYYQDQAYSEGAVILVGEIYLSCQRASDFETNGPLKWLPMNGQTGETTKPKLVHP is encoded by the coding sequence ATGCGAAACACGATGGGGATAATGGCTCTACTCAGTTACAGCGTGACATTACACGCCGCTCCGACCACCACCACTTTACCGATTGTGGTTAGTGATGATGTCGCCAAACGTGTTTGCTATTACCAAGATCAAGCCTATTCGGAAGGTGCTGTGATCTTGGTGGGTGAGATTTACCTTTCCTGTCAGCGAGCCAGTGACTTTGAAACCAACGGCCCGCTGAAATGGTTGCCAATGAATGGACAAACCGGCGAAACGACTAAGCCTAAGCTAGTCCACCCATAA
- a CDS encoding efflux RND transporter periplasmic adaptor subunit, whose product MTRPLICSLLSRRTLLSSVMASALLLTGCGEAPQVNAPAPVVKPALIEIIANQRASDLTFNGVVRAAQRADLAFRISGRLTEIAVKEGDQVKKGQRLATLDARDAKTALEAAQLELKNTEQEYRRAKAIFEKTQAISKAELDKVTNRYDLAKNRVEDAKRKLEYTQITAPFDGIISEKLVENFAQVQANQVIMTLQDLNDLEVAIEIPHRVMISGVRNTRAIAELSAIPGQQFPLQLRTYSTQANSDSQTYSVVLGFEDLKGFRVMPGMSAKVIPVQEDNAGESRLITLPITALVPDNQGKQFVWVVNAQDHAEKRYVEIGTTYKDRVVIKQHLQPGERVIIAGVSSVREGMPVRPYTDNNGAQ is encoded by the coding sequence ATGACTCGGCCTCTTATTTGTTCACTGCTATCACGCCGCACCTTACTCAGTTCGGTGATGGCATCCGCACTACTGCTCACTGGCTGTGGTGAAGCACCACAAGTCAACGCCCCCGCTCCTGTGGTAAAACCGGCCCTAATAGAAATTATCGCTAACCAACGCGCTTCCGATCTCACTTTTAATGGTGTGGTGAGAGCCGCTCAGCGTGCTGACCTAGCATTTCGCATCAGCGGACGCTTAACCGAAATCGCGGTGAAAGAAGGGGACCAAGTTAAGAAAGGGCAACGGCTAGCAACCTTGGATGCAAGAGATGCCAAAACGGCTCTCGAAGCGGCACAGCTTGAACTAAAAAACACCGAGCAAGAATACCGCCGCGCGAAAGCCATTTTTGAGAAAACCCAAGCCATTTCTAAAGCTGAATTGGATAAAGTCACCAACCGCTATGACCTTGCCAAAAACCGAGTGGAAGACGCCAAACGCAAACTCGAGTACACCCAAATTACTGCGCCTTTCGATGGCATCATCAGTGAAAAATTGGTCGAGAATTTTGCTCAAGTACAAGCCAATCAAGTGATCATGACACTGCAAGATCTGAACGATTTAGAAGTGGCGATTGAGATTCCCCATCGAGTCATGATCTCTGGGGTAAGAAATACGCGAGCGATTGCCGAACTGAGCGCCATTCCTGGCCAACAATTCCCTCTACAGTTGCGCACCTATTCGACTCAGGCGAACTCGGATTCACAAACCTACTCGGTGGTACTTGGTTTTGAAGATTTGAAAGGGTTCCGAGTAATGCCCGGAATGTCTGCCAAAGTCATCCCAGTGCAAGAGGACAACGCCGGCGAAAGTCGCTTAATCACCCTACCCATCACCGCTTTGGTTCCAGATAACCAAGGCAAGCAGTTTGTCTGGGTGGTGAACGCCCAAGACCATGCCGAAAAGCGTTATGTCGAGATCGGTACTACCTATAAAGACCGCGTGGTGATCAAACAGCACTTACAACCGGGAGAACGAGTCATCATCGCAGGTGTCTCCAGTGTGAGAGAAGGCATGCCAGTACGCCCATACACGGATAATAACGGAGCCCAATAA
- a CDS encoding TetR/AcrR family transcriptional regulator, with protein MALRSSTKEKILDVAEGLFAEYGFNDTSLRTITSKAGVNLASVNYHFGDKKTLVRAVLNRYLEAFMPEMKQSLELLNQRNDYEMEEVFEALRVPLRSLNELRPNGTSRFMLLIGRGYTDVQGHLRWFITNRYNDVLTLFTDSVLKANPSLTRETLFWRLHFTLGTCVFTMASSQALAEIAENAFGSKVDPKSVVDQLIPYLAAGVAAK; from the coding sequence ATGGCGTTACGCAGCAGTACTAAGGAAAAAATTCTTGATGTGGCAGAAGGGCTTTTCGCTGAATATGGATTTAATGATACCTCCTTACGCACCATCACTAGCAAAGCTGGAGTAAATCTAGCTTCCGTCAATTACCATTTTGGTGACAAGAAAACCTTAGTTCGGGCGGTACTCAACCGCTATCTAGAAGCGTTCATGCCCGAAATGAAGCAGTCTTTAGAATTGCTTAACCAAAGAAATGATTACGAGATGGAAGAGGTGTTTGAAGCACTGCGTGTTCCACTCCGTTCACTCAATGAATTGCGCCCTAACGGTACTAGCCGCTTTATGTTGCTTATCGGCCGAGGTTATACCGATGTGCAAGGGCATTTACGTTGGTTTATCACCAATCGTTACAACGATGTACTGACGCTATTTACCGATTCTGTGCTTAAGGCGAATCCCAGTTTAACGCGAGAAACTTTGTTTTGGCGGCTGCATTTCACCTTAGGTACGTGTGTTTTTACCATGGCCTCTAGTCAGGCTCTGGCAGAGATTGCAGAAAACGCTTTTGGAAGCAAAGTTGATCCAAAGTCTGTGGTTGATCAACTGATTCCATACCTCGCTGCCGGAGTGGCGGCGAAATAA
- a CDS encoding NAD-dependent succinate-semialdehyde dehydrogenase, with protein sequence MLPTDFPLFHQSAFINGQWVAGEQAARHRVDNPYDGSVIGTVPQLSDVEIQRAIMGAQTAQTVWRQQTADTKAKILRRWYELIEQHHESLAKLLTIEQGKPLAKARGEIHYAASFVEWYAEEAKRAYGELIPSHKNDARILVSRQPVGVVAAITPWNFPAAMITRKCAPAFAAGCAVVLKPAPDTPFTALALADLAQQAGIPDGLFQVVTGDAIEVGRALTESKMVRKLSFTGSTSVGKLLMAQCANSVKKLSLELGGNAPFIVFEDADINAAIDGVMVAKFRNAGQTCVCANRIYVHDAVYDQFVAKLVDRVSKLKVGYGLDEGVNIGPLINEAVVAKVTSHIVDAQSKGAKVVFGELPQAGSRLFQPHVLTDVTDEMRVASEETFGPLAALFRFGSEQEVIERANATDSGLAAYCYTQSLSRAWRMSEALEAGIVGINEGLISTTLAPFGGIKESGLGREGAKHGLEEYLEIKYTLMGGLA encoded by the coding sequence ATGTTACCGACTGATTTTCCACTGTTTCACCAAAGCGCTTTTATCAATGGGCAATGGGTTGCTGGCGAACAAGCGGCAAGGCACAGGGTCGATAATCCTTATGATGGTAGTGTCATCGGCACTGTGCCACAGCTGAGCGACGTAGAAATTCAACGTGCCATTATGGGGGCACAAACAGCACAAACGGTTTGGCGTCAGCAAACGGCTGATACTAAAGCAAAAATTTTGCGCCGTTGGTATGAGTTAATTGAGCAGCATCATGAATCATTGGCGAAGTTATTAACTATTGAACAAGGTAAACCGCTGGCAAAAGCCAGAGGAGAAATTCACTACGCCGCCAGTTTTGTTGAATGGTATGCCGAAGAGGCCAAACGTGCATATGGCGAGTTGATCCCATCCCATAAAAACGATGCGCGTATTTTGGTTTCACGTCAGCCAGTTGGTGTTGTTGCCGCGATTACGCCTTGGAACTTTCCCGCGGCGATGATTACCCGTAAATGTGCACCTGCCTTTGCAGCGGGTTGTGCTGTGGTGTTAAAACCTGCACCGGATACGCCGTTCACTGCCTTAGCCTTGGCTGATCTCGCGCAACAGGCTGGCATCCCCGATGGTTTGTTTCAAGTTGTGACTGGCGATGCTATTGAGGTTGGGCGAGCACTGACCGAAAGCAAAATGGTGCGCAAACTTTCTTTCACAGGATCGACGAGTGTTGGCAAATTGTTGATGGCACAATGTGCCAACAGCGTGAAAAAACTGTCGCTAGAGCTTGGTGGAAATGCCCCGTTTATTGTGTTTGAGGATGCCGACATCAATGCCGCGATTGATGGTGTGATGGTGGCAAAATTCCGGAATGCAGGGCAAACCTGCGTGTGTGCTAACCGGATTTATGTTCATGATGCGGTGTACGATCAATTTGTGGCCAAACTGGTGGATCGTGTCAGCAAGCTCAAAGTTGGTTATGGTCTGGATGAAGGTGTAAACATCGGTCCGCTGATCAATGAGGCAGTGGTTGCTAAAGTCACATCGCATATCGTTGATGCACAAAGTAAAGGGGCAAAAGTTGTGTTTGGAGAGCTTCCTCAAGCGGGAAGTCGTTTGTTCCAACCACATGTTTTAACCGACGTGACGGATGAGATGCGAGTGGCGAGTGAAGAGACTTTTGGGCCGTTGGCAGCACTGTTCCGTTTTGGCTCTGAGCAAGAGGTGATCGAACGAGCCAACGCTACTGATTCTGGTTTGGCAGCCTATTGTTATACCCAGTCATTGAGCCGTGCTTGGCGCATGAGCGAAGCATTGGAAGCGGGCATTGTGGGTATCAATGAAGGGTTGATTTCAACCACGTTAGCCCCTTTTGGTGGCATCAAAGAGTCTGGTCTTGGCCGAGAAGGGGCAAAGCATGGGCTTGAAGAGTATCTCGAAATCAAATACACCCTTATGGGTGGACTAGCTTAG
- a CDS encoding TetR/AcrR family transcriptional regulator, producing MKLSEQKKLALIEAAKEEFTQFGFHAANMDRVCERAGTSKRTLYRHFGSKELLFIEVINVLVAQPHNFDFEYESHRSISEQLFGYLAAKVEVLYQQIGLEVVRMIVGEFIRDPSLTQQYLSLMGAKDKALSTWLAAASKDKQLMAADVNLMATTLMNLFHGQFLWPQLFAAIERPSFQLQQRMMKEIVRIFVASYAMHDQ from the coding sequence ATGAAGCTTAGTGAACAAAAAAAACTTGCCTTAATTGAAGCCGCTAAAGAGGAATTCACTCAGTTTGGATTTCATGCCGCCAATATGGATCGTGTTTGCGAACGTGCAGGAACCTCAAAACGTACTTTGTATCGCCATTTTGGAAGTAAAGAGCTGCTTTTTATCGAGGTGATCAATGTGTTGGTGGCGCAGCCGCATAACTTTGATTTTGAATACGAAAGTCATCGTTCGATCAGTGAGCAGTTATTCGGTTATCTTGCTGCTAAGGTAGAGGTGCTGTACCAGCAGATTGGTCTTGAGGTGGTGCGGATGATTGTTGGTGAGTTTATTCGTGATCCTTCACTGACTCAGCAATACCTCTCCTTAATGGGAGCGAAAGATAAAGCACTCAGCACTTGGCTAGCGGCCGCCAGCAAGGATAAGCAACTGATGGCTGCGGATGTGAACTTGATGGCGACGACTTTAATGAACCTGTTTCATGGTCAATTTTTATGGCCACAGTTATTTGCAGCGATTGAACGGCCGAGTTTTCAGCTGCAACAGCGAATGATGAAAGAAATCGTGCGCATATTCGTGGCAAGTTATGCCATGCACGATCAGTAA
- a CDS encoding TonB-dependent receptor, producing MILRTLVILMLYSLSHPVWAETFSLPIWREKAQALGYELPKPIGFSLSYMTMEQGIDVDSIALQGLGRLPLKLQAEPGRQYTEVLTLRADAWIFPFLNLYGLVGKLDGYSTTDVNVKFLGSTTPIKDFRLDLDGYTTGVGGVLVGGYQNWFALVDASFTQSRLTVIDGTIDALVISPRVGYDFYKHGYPLRLWAGAMYQDVEQTLQGSLADLGLPSQLTALLPKEAGFVVKQHLRTPWNPLVGLQYQINDSWYLLGELGLGDRQSLFFSLDRRF from the coding sequence ATGATATTAAGAACACTCGTAATACTGATGCTCTACTCTCTTTCTCACCCAGTGTGGGCAGAGACGTTTTCTCTGCCGATCTGGAGAGAAAAAGCGCAAGCACTCGGCTATGAATTGCCCAAACCGATAGGCTTTAGCCTGAGTTACATGACGATGGAACAAGGGATTGATGTTGATTCGATTGCCTTGCAAGGGCTTGGTCGTTTACCGCTTAAACTCCAAGCCGAACCAGGTCGTCAGTACACCGAAGTGCTGACCCTACGTGCCGATGCTTGGATATTCCCATTCCTCAACCTCTATGGTTTGGTGGGAAAATTGGATGGTTATTCAACCACGGATGTCAATGTTAAGTTTCTCGGCTCCACAACCCCGATTAAAGATTTTCGTCTTGATCTCGATGGCTACACCACTGGCGTTGGTGGGGTACTGGTAGGGGGTTACCAAAACTGGTTTGCCTTAGTGGATGCCAGTTTCACACAAAGCCGTTTAACCGTGATTGATGGCACCATTGATGCGTTAGTGATCTCACCTCGAGTGGGTTATGACTTTTATAAGCATGGTTACCCACTGCGACTTTGGGCCGGAGCCATGTACCAAGATGTTGAGCAAACTCTGCAAGGCTCACTTGCCGATTTAGGGCTACCAAGTCAGCTCACCGCTTTACTACCCAAAGAGGCGGGATTTGTTGTTAAACAGCATTTACGAACACCCTGGAATCCATTGGTTGGTCTACAGTATCAAATTAACGACAGTTGGTATTTGCTCGGCGAGTTGGGATTAGGCGATCGTCAAAGCCTATTTTTCTCTCTTGATCGCCGTTTCTAA
- the vexD gene encoding efflux RND transporter permease subunit VexD, with the protein MDIARYTLAKRTSVWVLIALTLIGGYISYLKLGRFEDPEFVIRQAVIITPYPGATAQEVSDEVTDVIEGAVQALQELKEVKSVSMQGRSEVTVEIKLEFAKSSAQLQQVWDKLRRKVADAQRQLPPGAGASIVNDDFSDVYALFYAVTGEGFSDKQLQDYVDTLRRELVLVPGVAKAATLAEQQEAIFIEMSSERMAEFGLSVERVLQVLQKQSLVTVAGSIDAHQMRIPVIPTSNISSLADLKNLQVAVGSNNAVVRLGDIANISRGYTEPASMLMRYNGQRAIGFGISNVTGGNVVEMGDAVKARLAELEGQRPLGMELHVISMQSDSVRASVANFIDNLIAAVAIVFVVLLLFMGVRSGVIIGFVLLLTVAGTLCIMLIDDIAMQRISLGALIIALGMLVDNAIVVTDGVLVRFQQEPNADKQQVVSEVVNATKWPLLGGTVVGIFAFSAIGLSPSDMGEYAGSLFWVILYSMFLSWVFAVTVTPMLCHDFLRVKAKNQQAKPSKLVMGYKHVLQWVLSHRVVSCLMLLGTLIAAIWGAQFIPPGFMPESQRPQFVVDVYLPQGSDIRRTEQTVASIENVVAQKEGITNITSFIGGGGLRFMLTYSPEARNPSYGQLLIDIDDYKKIAPLVGELQSELDAKYPDASIKVWKFMLGRGGGKKIEAGFKGPDSHVLRQLAEQAKAIMHDDPNLIAVQDDWRQQVPVLQPVYSAQEAQRLGLTTQEISAAIAQTLSGRNVGVYREGNDLIPLIVRAPESERHHERAIENSEVFSAQTGRYIPVSQLVDSVNTVYQDALLRRINRMPTILVQADPAPGVMTADAFNNVREKIEQIELPAGYELIWYGEYKASKDANEGLVISAPYGFAAMILAVVFMFNALRQPLVIWMTAPFAVVGVTIGLIAFQTPFEFMAILGFLSLIGMMVKNAIVLVDQADAEIREGKEAYFAIIDAAVSRARPVLLGAFTTILGVAPLLVDPFFKSMAVTIMFGLLFATILTLVVIPLFYAIFFQVKVSR; encoded by the coding sequence ATGGACATTGCACGTTATACCCTTGCCAAACGCACCAGCGTTTGGGTGCTGATTGCCCTCACCTTGATTGGTGGTTACATCAGTTATCTAAAATTAGGTCGCTTTGAAGATCCTGAATTCGTGATTCGCCAAGCGGTAATTATTACCCCGTATCCGGGTGCAACGGCGCAAGAAGTCTCCGATGAAGTCACCGATGTAATTGAAGGCGCGGTTCAAGCACTGCAAGAGCTGAAGGAAGTGAAATCGGTTTCGATGCAAGGCCGATCCGAAGTGACGGTGGAGATCAAACTCGAATTTGCGAAATCCTCAGCTCAACTGCAACAGGTGTGGGATAAGTTACGCCGTAAAGTGGCCGATGCCCAACGCCAGCTTCCACCCGGAGCGGGGGCTTCCATCGTTAACGATGATTTTTCCGATGTGTATGCGCTGTTTTATGCAGTAACAGGCGAAGGCTTTAGCGATAAGCAGTTGCAAGATTATGTCGATACCCTGCGCCGTGAGCTGGTGCTCGTGCCAGGGGTTGCCAAAGCCGCCACTTTAGCCGAGCAGCAAGAGGCGATTTTCATCGAAATGTCCAGCGAACGTATGGCGGAGTTTGGCCTATCGGTTGAACGCGTGCTGCAGGTACTGCAAAAGCAGAGCTTGGTGACGGTAGCCGGCAGTATCGATGCCCATCAAATGCGTATTCCAGTGATTCCCACCTCTAACATCAGCTCGCTTGCCGATCTGAAAAATTTACAAGTCGCGGTGGGCAGCAATAATGCAGTGGTTCGCCTTGGTGATATTGCCAATATTAGCCGCGGATACACCGAACCCGCTTCCATGCTGATGCGTTATAACGGCCAACGCGCGATTGGTTTTGGTATCTCCAATGTGACGGGTGGTAACGTAGTCGAGATGGGCGATGCCGTCAAAGCACGTTTGGCTGAACTTGAAGGCCAACGCCCACTAGGGATGGAACTGCATGTGATCTCCATGCAGTCTGACTCGGTTCGCGCTTCGGTAGCCAACTTTATTGACAACCTGATAGCGGCAGTTGCGATTGTATTTGTGGTTCTGCTGCTGTTTATGGGTGTTCGTTCCGGCGTGATCATCGGCTTTGTTCTTCTGCTGACGGTCGCCGGCACCTTGTGCATTATGTTGATTGATGACATCGCGATGCAGCGGATTTCGTTAGGTGCACTCATCATCGCACTCGGCATGTTGGTGGATAACGCCATTGTGGTCACTGATGGCGTGTTAGTGCGCTTTCAACAAGAGCCGAATGCGGATAAGCAACAAGTGGTGTCTGAAGTGGTCAACGCCACTAAATGGCCACTGCTTGGCGGTACAGTCGTGGGGATTTTTGCCTTCAGTGCGATTGGCCTCTCCCCTTCTGATATGGGCGAATATGCTGGCTCCCTGTTTTGGGTAATCCTCTACTCGATGTTTTTGAGCTGGGTATTTGCAGTGACGGTGACACCTATGCTGTGTCACGACTTCTTGCGTGTGAAAGCAAAAAACCAACAAGCCAAACCGTCCAAGTTAGTCATGGGTTATAAACACGTATTGCAGTGGGTGTTGAGTCACCGAGTCGTGAGTTGCTTGATGCTGCTTGGTACGCTCATTGCCGCGATTTGGGGAGCTCAGTTCATTCCACCCGGTTTTATGCCGGAATCGCAACGCCCACAATTTGTGGTGGATGTGTATCTCCCACAAGGTTCAGATATTCGCCGAACTGAACAAACGGTCGCCAGCATTGAGAACGTAGTGGCGCAAAAAGAAGGCATCACCAATATCACCAGTTTTATTGGCGGGGGTGGTCTGCGTTTCATGCTGACTTATTCGCCAGAAGCGCGTAACCCAAGCTACGGCCAATTGCTGATCGACATTGACGATTACAAAAAAATTGCGCCACTGGTCGGTGAGCTGCAAAGCGAGTTAGATGCGAAATACCCAGATGCTTCAATCAAAGTGTGGAAGTTCATGCTCGGTCGCGGCGGCGGTAAAAAGATTGAAGCTGGCTTCAAAGGCCCTGATAGCCATGTGCTGCGCCAATTGGCCGAACAAGCCAAAGCCATCATGCACGATGATCCGAACTTGATTGCTGTGCAAGATGACTGGCGTCAGCAAGTTCCGGTATTGCAGCCTGTGTATTCCGCACAAGAAGCACAGCGCCTTGGCTTAACCACGCAAGAAATTAGTGCCGCTATTGCTCAAACCCTAAGCGGACGCAATGTGGGTGTTTATCGTGAAGGTAATGACCTGATCCCACTGATTGTACGTGCGCCAGAAAGTGAGCGTCACCATGAGCGTGCGATTGAAAACAGCGAAGTGTTCAGTGCGCAAACAGGCCGCTACATTCCGGTGAGCCAGTTAGTCGATTCGGTGAACACGGTTTATCAAGATGCTTTGCTGCGCCGAATTAACCGTATGCCGACCATCTTAGTGCAAGCTGACCCTGCTCCCGGTGTAATGACGGCGGATGCCTTCAACAATGTGCGCGAAAAAATCGAGCAGATTGAACTGCCAGCGGGTTATGAGCTGATTTGGTACGGCGAATACAAGGCATCAAAAGATGCCAATGAAGGCTTAGTGATTTCAGCGCCTTACGGTTTTGCGGCGATGATTCTGGCCGTAGTGTTTATGTTTAATGCGCTGCGTCAGCCGTTGGTGATTTGGATGACTGCCCCTTTTGCAGTCGTCGGTGTCACCATAGGTTTGATTGCTTTCCAAACTCCATTCGAGTTTATGGCGATTCTCGGTTTCCTAAGTTTGATTGGCATGATGGTGAAAAACGCAATTGTGTTGGTTGACCAAGCGGATGCTGAGATCCGAGAAGGGAAAGAAGCCTACTTTGCCATTATTGATGCCGCAGTGAGTCGCGCCCGCCCGGTGCTGCTGGGTGCCTTCACCACGATTTTAGGTGTAGCACCACTGCTGGTAGATCCTTTCTTTAAAAGTATGGCAGTCACCATTATGTTTGGTTTGCTGTTTGCCACCATTCTGACATTAGTGGTCATTCCACTGTTCTACGCGATCTTTTTCCAAGTGAAAGTTTCAAGGTAA
- a CDS encoding 1-aminocyclopropane-1-carboxylate deaminase/D-cysteine desulfhydrase has product MLIAQSPITEHRFEGLTFYLKRDDKLHPHFSGNKARKLMALLEGDFSNITTLISYGSAQANSLYSFAALAKLRGWNLEFYVDHIPTWLKNYPIGNYRGALELGAQIIETRPLGATHPKAFIEQQRNAGADCLVIEEGGRSTLAEPGIKQLAMEMLEWIRHQPPQDWVVALPSGTGTTALYLHKYLQPHGVEVVTCPCVGDESYLREQFLMLGETSHPTILTSTTKHYFGHLYHEDYQMWQHLLAQTHIEFDLLYDPLMWRLLLPWRAENPARNLLYLHQGGLLGNESMLPRYEREFS; this is encoded by the coding sequence ATGCTGATCGCACAATCCCCTATCACTGAACATCGTTTCGAAGGACTGACCTTTTATCTCAAGCGCGATGACAAATTACACCCACATTTTAGTGGCAACAAAGCGCGCAAATTGATGGCACTGCTTGAAGGGGATTTTTCCAACATCACCACCTTAATCAGCTATGGCTCAGCACAAGCTAACTCACTTTACTCCTTTGCAGCCCTCGCCAAATTGCGTGGCTGGAATTTAGAGTTTTATGTAGATCACATCCCCACTTGGCTTAAAAACTATCCGATTGGCAACTATCGTGGTGCATTGGAATTGGGAGCTCAAATTATCGAAACACGGCCACTTGGCGCAACGCATCCTAAAGCGTTTATTGAGCAACAACGAAATGCGGGTGCTGATTGTTTAGTGATTGAAGAAGGGGGACGCAGCACCTTAGCAGAACCTGGCATTAAACAATTGGCGATGGAAATGCTGGAATGGATCCGCCACCAACCACCTCAAGATTGGGTTGTGGCTTTACCTTCAGGGACAGGAACGACCGCTCTCTACCTGCACAAGTATCTACAGCCGCATGGCGTTGAAGTGGTGACTTGTCCCTGTGTGGGCGATGAGTCCTATTTACGTGAACAGTTTTTAATGCTTGGTGAAACCTCTCACCCCACTATTCTGACCTCTACGACTAAGCACTACTTTGGTCACCTCTACCACGAAGACTACCAAATGTGGCAACACTTGCTTGCGCAAACTCATATTGAATTTGATTTGCTGTATGACCCTTTGATGTGGCGCTTACTGCTGCCTTGGAGAGCAGAGAACCCAGCCCGAAACTTGCTTTATCTACACCAAGGCGGTTTACTAGGTAATGAAAGCATGTTGCCACGCTATGAAAGAGAATTTAGCTAA